A single window of Achromobacter xylosoxidans DNA harbors:
- a CDS encoding alpha/beta hydrolase, whose amino-acid sequence MTTATLSPARAQAVDPLDFSLADRLPARAAGQGRLLTAAAPNGRPGLLLVPGAYHGAWCYAHYLDHFARAGLACAAIDLRGHGPLPQPPGFVDTGIADLAADVVSALDLLDAPTVVVGHSMGALPALLAASQRRVAGVVLMAPSPPANLPGAMGLPPVPADAVRAAPAASEIRARFLATTPTRDVSAVTQRLNPESPRVLNDRYLLRVPVDPAAIAAPGLCLEAGLDTHDRHPPGQDHAIARLFGFSHAVLAGQPHCMMYGDQWQVGADAILDWYRQQFG is encoded by the coding sequence ATGACTACCGCGACTCTCTCCCCCGCCCGCGCCCAGGCCGTCGATCCGCTCGACTTCAGCCTCGCCGACCGGCTGCCCGCCCGCGCTGCCGGCCAGGGCCGGCTGCTGACCGCCGCCGCGCCCAACGGCAGGCCCGGCCTGCTGCTCGTGCCCGGCGCCTATCACGGCGCCTGGTGCTACGCGCACTATCTGGACCATTTCGCCCGCGCCGGCCTGGCCTGCGCCGCCATCGACCTGCGCGGCCACGGCCCCTTGCCGCAGCCGCCCGGCTTCGTCGACACGGGCATCGCCGACCTGGCCGCCGACGTCGTCAGCGCGCTCGACCTGCTGGACGCGCCCACCGTCGTGGTGGGCCACAGCATGGGCGCCCTGCCCGCGCTGCTGGCCGCCAGCCAACGCCGCGTTGCCGGCGTGGTGCTGATGGCGCCGTCGCCGCCCGCCAACCTGCCCGGCGCGATGGGCCTGCCGCCGGTGCCCGCCGACGCCGTGCGCGCCGCGCCCGCCGCCAGCGAGATCCGCGCCCGCTTCCTGGCCACCACGCCAACACGCGACGTCAGCGCCGTCACCCAACGCCTGAATCCCGAAAGCCCGCGCGTGCTCAACGACCGCTACCTGCTGCGCGTGCCCGTCGACCCCGCCGCCATTGCCGCTCCCGGACTGTGCCTGGAGGCAGGCCTGGACACCCACGACCGCCATCCCCCCGGCCAGGACCACGCCATCGCGCGCCTGTTCGGCTTTTCCCACGCCGTCCTCGCCGGACAACCCCATTGCATGATGTACGGCGACCAATGGCAGGTTGGCGCGGACGCGATCCTCGACTGGTATCGCCAGCAGTTCGGCTGA